Proteins co-encoded in one Stenotrophomonas maltophilia genomic window:
- a CDS encoding co-chaperone GroES: protein MSIKPLHDRVVVKPIEADEISAGGIVIPDSAKEKSTKGEVVAVGPGKPLDNGSVRAPSLKVGDKVIYGQYAGSSYKSEGVEYKVLREDDVLAIIG, encoded by the coding sequence ATGAGCATCAAGCCGCTGCACGACCGCGTTGTGGTCAAGCCGATCGAAGCCGACGAAATCTCCGCCGGCGGCATCGTGATCCCGGATTCGGCCAAGGAAAAGTCCACCAAGGGTGAAGTCGTGGCCGTCGGCCCGGGCAAGCCGCTGGACAACGGCAGCGTGCGCGCGCCGTCGCTGAAGGTCGGCGACAAGGTCATCTACGGCCAGTACGCCGGCAGCTCGTACAAGAGCGAAGGCGTCGAGTACAAGGTCCTGCGCGAAGACGACGTGCTCGCCATCATCGGCTGA
- the groL gene encoding chaperonin GroEL (60 kDa chaperone family; promotes refolding of misfolded polypeptides especially under stressful conditions; forms two stacked rings of heptamers to form a barrel-shaped 14mer; ends can be capped by GroES; misfolded proteins enter the barrel where they are refolded when GroES binds), which produces MAAKDIRFGEDARSRMVRGVNVLANAVKATLGPKGRNVVLEKSFGAPTITKDGVSVAKEIELADKFENMGAQMVKEVASRTNDDAGDGTTTATVLAQALIREGAKAVAAGMNPMDLKRGIDKAVVAAVTELKNISKPTADDKAIAQVGTISANSDESIGQIIADAMKEVGKEGVITVEEGSGLDNELDVVKGMQFDRGYLSPYFINNQQAQTADLDDPFILLHDKKISNVRDLLPVLEGVAKAGKPLLIVAEEVEGEALATLVVNTIRGIVKVVAVKAPGFGDRRKAMLEDMAVLTGGTVISEEVGLSLEKATIKDLGRAKKVQVSKENTTIIDGVGDKAAVDARVGQIKTQIQDTSSDYDREKLQERVAKLAGGVAVIKVGASTEIEMKEKKDRVDDALHATRAAVEEGVVPGGGVALVRAVTALAGLKGANEDQNHGIQIALRAMEAPLREIVANAGEEPSVIINKVKEGTGSFGYNAATGEFGDMLQFGILDPTKVTRSALQNAASIAGLMITTEAMVAEAPKKDEPAMGGAGGMGGMGGMGGMDF; this is translated from the coding sequence ATGGCTGCCAAGGATATTCGTTTCGGTGAAGACGCCCGTTCGCGCATGGTGCGCGGCGTCAATGTTCTCGCCAATGCCGTCAAGGCCACCCTGGGCCCGAAGGGCCGCAACGTCGTGCTGGAAAAGAGCTTCGGCGCTCCGACCATCACCAAGGACGGCGTCTCCGTCGCCAAGGAAATCGAACTGGCTGACAAGTTCGAGAACATGGGCGCACAGATGGTGAAGGAAGTCGCCTCGCGCACCAATGACGACGCCGGCGACGGCACCACCACCGCCACCGTGCTGGCCCAGGCCCTGATCCGCGAAGGCGCCAAGGCCGTGGCCGCCGGCATGAACCCGATGGACCTCAAGCGTGGTATCGACAAGGCCGTCGTGGCCGCCGTCACCGAGCTGAAGAACATCTCCAAGCCGACCGCCGACGACAAGGCGATCGCCCAGGTCGGCACCATCTCGGCCAACTCGGACGAGTCGATCGGCCAGATCATCGCCGATGCGATGAAGGAAGTCGGCAAGGAAGGCGTGATCACCGTTGAAGAAGGCTCGGGCCTGGACAACGAGCTGGACGTGGTCAAGGGCATGCAGTTCGACCGCGGCTACCTGTCCCCGTACTTCATCAACAACCAGCAGGCGCAGACCGCTGACCTGGATGACCCGTTCATCCTGCTGCACGACAAGAAGATCTCCAACGTGCGTGACCTGCTGCCGGTGCTGGAAGGCGTCGCCAAGGCCGGCAAGCCGCTGCTGATCGTTGCCGAAGAAGTCGAAGGCGAAGCGCTGGCGACCCTGGTGGTGAACACCATCCGTGGCATCGTCAAGGTCGTGGCCGTCAAGGCTCCGGGCTTCGGCGACCGTCGCAAGGCGATGCTGGAAGACATGGCCGTGCTGACCGGCGGCACCGTGATCTCCGAAGAAGTGGGTCTGTCGCTGGAAAAGGCCACCATCAAGGACCTGGGCCGCGCCAAGAAGGTGCAGGTCTCCAAGGAAAACACCACCATCATCGATGGCGTGGGTGACAAGGCGGCCGTCGACGCACGCGTCGGCCAGATCAAGACCCAGATCCAGGACACCTCCTCCGATTACGATCGCGAGAAGCTGCAGGAACGCGTGGCCAAGCTGGCCGGCGGCGTTGCCGTGATCAAGGTCGGCGCCTCGACCGAAATCGAAATGAAGGAAAAGAAGGATCGCGTCGACGACGCCCTGCACGCTACCCGTGCAGCGGTTGAAGAAGGCGTGGTCCCGGGCGGCGGCGTGGCCCTGGTCCGTGCGGTCACCGCGCTGGCCGGCCTGAAGGGTGCCAACGAAGACCAGAACCACGGCATCCAGATCGCCCTGCGCGCGATGGAAGCCCCGCTGCGCGAAATCGTGGCCAACGCCGGTGAAGAGCCGTCGGTCATCATCAACAAGGTCAAGGAAGGCACCGGCAGCTTCGGCTACAACGCGGCCACCGGCGAGTTCGGCGACATGCTGCAGTTCGGCATCCTGGACCCGACCAAGGTGACCCGTTCGGCGCTGCAGAACGCGGCCTCGATCGCGGGCCTGATGATCACCACCGAAGCCATGGTTGCCGAAGCTCCGAAGAAGGACGAGCCGGCCATGGGTGGCGCCGGTGGCATGGGCGGCATGGGTGGCATGGGCGGCATGGACTTCTAA
- a CDS encoding serine hydrolase domain-containing protein, whose amino-acid sequence MRRAALLLLTLFPLAVLAAPPPVPTPARIDTEAQRLMRAAHARGMALAVIDGGKVAHVAAYGERNAAGEPLRTDTVMYAASLTKMAFGHLVAQLAQNRKIELDASIAAALDKPLPDYAPEPKKYADYRVLADDARWRQLTPRLLLNHSSGFANFGFLEPDGRLKFHFDPGSRYGYSGEGLILLQFVIERGRLGQDVGTLMQRQVFDRFGMTRTSMMWREDFAANLADGWTAEGATEPHDERSRVRAAGSMDTTIADMARFAAGYVRGDGLSASMRRELVRPQLPITTASQFPTLQPELPPAQRHRNLAAGLGVVTFQGPQGAGFYKGGHDDAVGNTLVCIEQGQRCVVILGNDVRAEAAFPALVRFVLGETGVPWEWEYGANKPFVR is encoded by the coding sequence ATGCGCCGTGCTGCCCTGTTGTTGCTGACGCTGTTCCCGCTGGCCGTGCTGGCCGCCCCACCTCCGGTACCCACGCCGGCCCGCATCGACACCGAAGCTCAGCGGCTGATGCGGGCCGCGCACGCGCGCGGCATGGCGCTGGCGGTGATCGATGGCGGCAAGGTGGCGCACGTGGCCGCCTACGGCGAGCGCAATGCCGCAGGCGAGCCGCTGCGCACCGACACCGTGATGTATGCCGCGTCGCTGACCAAGATGGCGTTCGGCCACCTGGTCGCACAGCTGGCGCAGAACAGGAAGATCGAGCTGGATGCCAGCATCGCTGCGGCGCTGGACAAGCCCCTGCCGGACTATGCGCCCGAGCCGAAGAAGTACGCCGACTACCGCGTGCTGGCCGATGATGCGCGCTGGCGCCAGCTCACCCCGCGCCTGCTGCTCAACCATTCCAGTGGCTTTGCCAACTTCGGCTTCCTGGAACCCGATGGCCGCCTGAAGTTCCACTTCGATCCGGGCAGCCGCTACGGCTATTCCGGCGAAGGGCTGATCCTGTTGCAGTTCGTGATCGAGCGTGGGCGGCTGGGCCAGGACGTCGGCACATTGATGCAGCGGCAGGTGTTCGACCGCTTCGGCATGACCCGCACCAGCATGATGTGGCGTGAGGATTTCGCCGCCAACCTGGCCGATGGCTGGACGGCAGAAGGCGCGACCGAACCGCACGATGAGCGCAGCCGCGTACGTGCGGCAGGGTCCATGGATACCACCATCGCCGACATGGCCCGCTTCGCCGCCGGCTACGTGCGTGGCGACGGGCTGTCCGCATCGATGCGCCGGGAGCTGGTGCGGCCGCAGCTGCCGATCACCACCGCCAGCCAGTTCCCCACCCTGCAGCCAGAGCTGCCGCCTGCACAACGGCACCGGAACCTGGCGGCGGGGCTGGGCGTGGTGACGTTCCAGGGCCCGCAGGGGGCCGGCTTCTACAAGGGCGGCCATGATGATGCGGTGGGCAATACGCTGGTGTGCATCGAACAGGGCCAGCGCTGCGTGGTGATCCTGGGCAACGATGTCCGCGCCGAGGCGGCGTTCCCGGCCTTGGTGCGCTTCGTGCTGGGTGAAACCGGCGTGCCGTGGGAATGGGAGTACGGGGCGAACAAGCCGTTCGTGCGCTGA
- a CDS encoding MarR family winged helix-turn-helix transcriptional regulator — MLEAKHGALLDEARRRGHANVAQLRLCFQLLSLSSAIDRDCASRLAPHGLSEGRFIVLFLLHGAGGTLPPHELAERAGVTRATISGLLDGLQREGLLQRRSDAEDGRRLQIVLTAQGQRLAERLFEQHSNWIGGLFDGLDAGEQQQLSQLLHKVWQHTDAGREPAA, encoded by the coding sequence ATGCTTGAAGCAAAACATGGAGCTCTTCTGGACGAGGCCCGGCGGCGTGGCCACGCCAATGTCGCCCAGCTGCGCCTGTGCTTCCAGCTGCTGTCGCTGTCCTCGGCGATCGATCGCGACTGCGCCAGCCGGCTCGCGCCGCACGGGCTCAGTGAAGGCCGCTTCATCGTGCTGTTCCTGCTGCACGGTGCCGGTGGCACGCTGCCGCCGCATGAACTGGCCGAGCGCGCAGGCGTCACCCGCGCCACCATCAGCGGCCTGCTCGATGGCCTGCAGCGCGAAGGGCTGCTGCAACGGCGCAGCGATGCGGAAGATGGCCGTCGCCTGCAGATCGTGCTGACTGCGCAAGGCCAGCGCCTGGCCGAACGCCTGTTCGAACAGCACAGCAACTGGATCGGTGGCCTGTTCGACGGGCTGGATGCTGGCGAACAGCAGCAGCTTTCGCAGCTGCTGCACAAGGTCTGGCAGCACACCGATGCGGGTCGGGAGCCGGCAGCATGA
- a CDS encoding DNA alkylation repair protein, with the protein MSAAIPAERLRALNTGSTAATHLAECLAMDFGALLPAVVPMLQAAAVQRMRDAAGKGITVRMALAATLLREAGQGDPLQWQAHPSDTVRGWACHLIGGDSAASLAAKLQAMRPLADDPHFGVREWAWLALRMDIVAAPLQALELLLPWTDEASPYLRRFACEALRPRGVWATHIALFKQHPEHALPMLEALANDPERYVQDSVGNWLNDAGKTQPRWLSDLCTRWQREHHSSANAYIRNRALRSLR; encoded by the coding sequence ATGAGCGCCGCGATCCCGGCAGAGCGCCTTCGTGCGCTCAACACCGGCAGCACCGCCGCCACCCATCTGGCCGAATGCCTGGCAATGGACTTCGGTGCACTGCTGCCTGCGGTGGTGCCCATGCTGCAGGCGGCCGCCGTGCAACGCATGCGTGATGCAGCAGGCAAAGGCATCACCGTGCGCATGGCGTTGGCCGCGACGCTGCTGCGCGAAGCCGGGCAGGGTGATCCGCTGCAGTGGCAAGCGCACCCTTCCGACACCGTGCGTGGCTGGGCCTGCCATCTGATCGGCGGCGACAGTGCTGCATCCCTTGCGGCGAAGCTGCAGGCGATGCGTCCACTCGCCGATGACCCGCATTTCGGCGTGCGCGAATGGGCGTGGCTGGCACTGCGCATGGACATCGTGGCGGCACCGCTGCAGGCGCTTGAGCTGCTGCTGCCGTGGACAGATGAAGCATCGCCCTATCTGCGTCGCTTCGCCTGTGAAGCCCTGCGCCCGCGAGGCGTGTGGGCCACGCATATCGCGCTGTTCAAGCAGCATCCAGAACATGCATTGCCGATGCTTGAAGCCCTGGCCAACGACCCCGAGCGCTACGTGCAGGATTCGGTCGGCAATTGGCTCAACGATGCCGGCAAGACCCAGCCGCGCTGGCTGAGCGATCTGTGCACGCGCTGGCAGCGCGAACACCACAGCAGCGCCAACGCCTACATCCGCAATCGCGCACTACGTTCGCTGCGGTAG
- a CDS encoding DUF6616 family protein, protein MSHTLIELYTATPAWAALPPEQRTAFFDRIGAGMQHFDPARITAVAMGRVLSGVAHGSSEQFYAVWRCESREDADALVEGIAATGWHRYFTTTNALGADDGMAQHLTDLAAL, encoded by the coding sequence ATGTCGCACACGCTCATCGAGCTCTACACCGCCACGCCCGCCTGGGCCGCACTGCCGCCCGAGCAACGCACCGCCTTCTTCGACCGCATCGGTGCCGGCATGCAGCATTTCGACCCGGCCCGCATCACGGCGGTGGCAATGGGCCGCGTTCTCTCCGGCGTAGCGCACGGTAGCAGCGAGCAGTTCTATGCTGTCTGGAGGTGCGAGAGCCGGGAAGACGCCGACGCCCTGGTCGAAGGCATTGCTGCCACCGGCTGGCATCGGTACTTCACCACCACCAACGCACTGGGTGCCGACGATGGCATGGCACAGCACCTGACCGATCTGGCCGCGTTGTAG
- a CDS encoding 3-deoxy-7-phosphoheptulonate synthase has product MPPHTDDLRIRTIEPLTPPAQLLAMLPCDDEASDTVSASRAALHQILQGRDDRLAVVVGPCSIHDPSAAIEYAQRLKPLRDALAGELEIIMRVYFEKPRTTVGWKGLINDPDLDGSFRIDKGLRIARGLLRDINKLGLPAGVEFLDVISPQYIADLVAWGAIGARTTESQVHRELASGLSCPVGFKNGTDGNVKIAADAVGAASNPHHFLSVTKQGGTAIVSTTGNPDCHVILRGGKQPNYDAASVADACQALAKAKLPTRLMIDASHANSLKNPENQPKVIEDIAVQLEDGEQRIVGVMIESHLVGGRQELVEGQPLVYGQSITDGCIDWDTTVTVLERLAAAVRARRGVKVSEAA; this is encoded by the coding sequence ATGCCCCCGCACACCGACGACCTGCGTATCCGCACCATCGAACCGCTGACACCGCCCGCCCAGCTGCTGGCGATGCTGCCGTGTGACGATGAAGCTTCCGACACTGTCAGCGCCTCGCGCGCGGCCCTGCACCAGATCCTGCAAGGCCGTGACGACCGCCTGGCCGTGGTGGTCGGCCCGTGCTCGATCCACGACCCGAGTGCCGCCATCGAGTACGCCCAGCGCCTGAAGCCATTGCGCGATGCGCTGGCCGGTGAACTGGAAATCATCATGCGCGTGTACTTCGAGAAGCCGCGCACCACGGTGGGCTGGAAGGGCCTGATCAACGATCCGGACCTGGATGGCAGCTTCAGGATCGACAAGGGCCTGCGCATCGCACGTGGCCTGCTGCGCGACATCAACAAGCTCGGCCTGCCGGCCGGTGTCGAATTCCTCGACGTGATCTCGCCGCAGTACATCGCCGATCTGGTGGCATGGGGCGCCATTGGTGCACGCACCACTGAAAGCCAGGTGCACCGCGAACTGGCGTCGGGGCTGTCGTGCCCGGTCGGTTTCAAGAATGGCACCGACGGCAACGTCAAGATCGCCGCCGATGCCGTGGGTGCTGCTTCGAATCCGCATCACTTCCTGTCGGTCACCAAGCAGGGCGGCACCGCCATCGTGTCAACCACCGGCAACCCGGATTGCCACGTGATCCTGCGCGGCGGCAAGCAGCCGAACTACGACGCAGCCAGTGTGGCTGATGCCTGTCAGGCGCTGGCCAAGGCCAAGCTGCCGACACGCCTGATGATCGACGCCAGCCATGCCAACAGCCTGAAGAACCCGGAGAACCAGCCGAAGGTGATCGAGGACATCGCCGTTCAGTTGGAAGACGGTGAACAGCGCATCGTCGGTGTGATGATCGAGAGCCATCTGGTCGGTGGCCGCCAGGAACTGGTCGAAGGCCAGCCGCTGGTCTACGGCCAGAGCATCACCGATGGCTGCATCGACTGGGACACCACCGTGACGGTGCTGGAGCGACTGGCTGCGGCCGTGCGCGCCCGTCGCGGAGTGAAGGTGTCCGAAGCCGCCTGA
- a CDS encoding trimeric intracellular cation channel family protein, translating into MLLSIIYLIAISAEAMTGALSAGRRRMDLFGVVMIACVTALGGGSLRDILLGHYPLGWVKHPEYLGFTVCAALIATWVARWMHHFRRTFLVLDGLGLIAFTLIGCSIAREAGHATPIVLIAGMLTGAFGGVLRDILCNEVPLIFQKELYAIIALLTGAAYLLLLHWGVADATAILCCLGGGFAMRLLAIHYRWEMPKFVYHDEVH; encoded by the coding sequence ATGCTGCTTTCCATCATCTACCTGATCGCCATTTCCGCCGAAGCCATGACCGGCGCGCTGTCCGCCGGCCGCCGCCGCATGGACCTCTTCGGCGTGGTCATGATCGCCTGCGTCACCGCCCTCGGCGGCGGTTCGCTGCGCGACATCCTGCTCGGCCACTACCCGCTGGGCTGGGTGAAGCATCCCGAGTACCTGGGCTTCACCGTGTGCGCGGCGCTGATCGCCACCTGGGTGGCGCGCTGGATGCACCACTTCCGCCGCACCTTCCTGGTGCTCGATGGCCTGGGTCTGATCGCCTTCACCCTGATCGGCTGCTCGATCGCGCGTGAGGCGGGCCATGCCACGCCCATCGTGTTGATTGCCGGCATGCTGACCGGTGCGTTCGGCGGCGTGCTGCGCGACATCCTCTGCAACGAGGTGCCGCTGATCTTCCAGAAGGAGCTGTACGCAATCATCGCGCTGCTGACCGGCGCGGCGTATCTCCTGCTGCTGCACTGGGGCGTAGCCGACGCCACTGCCATCCTGTGCTGCCTGGGCGGCGGCTTCGCGATGCGCCTGCTGGCGATCCACTACCGCTGGGAAATGCCGAAGTTCGTGTATCACGACGAAGTGCATTGA
- a CDS encoding GIY-YIG nuclease family protein, translating to MAPSLRPWFLYLLECRDGSFYAGISTDVDARFAAHQAGKGARYTRARPPLRILAVREYPDRAAASRAEWQLKQQPRERKLAWLQAPAEAVL from the coding sequence ATGGCCCCGTCCCTCCGCCCCTGGTTCCTGTACCTGCTCGAATGCCGCGATGGAAGCTTCTACGCCGGCATCAGCACTGACGTGGACGCGCGTTTCGCTGCCCACCAGGCCGGCAAGGGTGCCCGCTACACCCGCGCCCGGCCGCCGCTGCGCATCCTGGCCGTGCGCGAATACCCGGACCGCGCCGCCGCCTCGCGCGCCGAATGGCAGCTCAAGCAGCAGCCGCGCGAACGCAAGCTGGCCTGGCTGCAGGCGCCTGCCGAGGCTGTTCTGTAG
- a CDS encoding nuclear transport factor 2 family protein produces MSAVALLFALSASTSPAADPATLAAIEATCHDYVDGQLEADPQRVARSLHPDLAKRAVLGDTPDERLGLRRMSKEELVSSTKQGALKTPKDQWDRRCTVLDVTGNAASVRLETPWFVDYFHMGRFDQRWVIVNALWYPKPKAP; encoded by the coding sequence ATGTCCGCCGTTGCCCTGTTGTTCGCTCTCTCCGCATCAACCAGCCCCGCCGCCGACCCGGCCACCCTCGCGGCCATCGAAGCGACCTGCCACGACTACGTGGACGGCCAGCTGGAAGCCGACCCGCAGCGCGTCGCCCGTTCCCTGCATCCGGACCTGGCCAAGCGCGCTGTGCTCGGCGATACACCCGACGAGCGCCTGGGCCTGCGCCGGATGTCGAAGGAAGAGCTGGTCTCGTCGACGAAACAGGGCGCGCTGAAGACCCCGAAGGATCAATGGGATCGCCGCTGCACGGTGCTGGACGTGACCGGCAACGCGGCCTCGGTGCGGCTGGAAACCCCGTGGTTCGTCGACTACTTCCACATGGGGCGTTTCGACCAGCGCTGGGTCATCGTCAACGCACTGTGGTACCCGAAGCCGAAGGCGCCGTAG
- a CDS encoding NAD(P)/FAD-dependent oxidoreductase, with translation MSRERVPHLVVVGGGFAGLWATRALARERIRITLVDRRNHHLFQPLLYQVATAGLSAPDIAAPLRHILGHQRNVEVRLGEVVAIDKQARQIRMADGSTLDYDSLLLATGATHAYFGNDQWADDAPGLKTLDDAIALRRKLLLAFERAEAEPDPTKKAAWLSFAIVGGGPTGVELAGTLAEIARHTLRNEFRHIDPASAKVRLVEAGPRVLSSFPEVLSLKARRQLEKLGVEVLTGTPVSDIDSQGFKLGDQFVPARTVVWAAGVAASPLARTLEVPLDRAGRVQVQPDLTLPGHPELFVAGDLAALSQADGKPVPGVAPAAKQMGKYVAEVIGARLHGKPEPGPFTYADYGNLATIGRMAAIVHLGRLQLSGVLAWWFWLAAHVFFLIGFRNRIVVLLNWAVAYWSYQRSARIIFGDDQDDRRPKR, from the coding sequence ATGAGTCGTGAGCGCGTTCCCCACCTGGTCGTTGTCGGCGGCGGTTTTGCCGGTCTCTGGGCCACCCGTGCCCTGGCCCGCGAGCGCATACGCATCACCCTGGTCGACCGCCGCAACCATCACCTGTTCCAGCCGCTGCTGTACCAGGTGGCCACCGCCGGCCTGTCCGCGCCGGATATCGCCGCACCGCTGCGCCACATCCTCGGCCACCAGCGCAATGTGGAAGTCCGGCTGGGCGAAGTGGTGGCCATCGACAAACAGGCCCGGCAGATCCGCATGGCCGATGGCAGCACGCTGGACTACGACAGCCTGCTGCTGGCCACCGGTGCTACCCACGCTTACTTCGGCAACGATCAGTGGGCCGATGATGCGCCCGGCCTGAAGACCCTGGACGACGCCATCGCGCTGCGCCGCAAGCTGCTGCTGGCCTTCGAACGCGCCGAGGCCGAGCCGGACCCGACCAAGAAGGCGGCGTGGTTGAGTTTCGCCATCGTCGGCGGCGGCCCCACCGGCGTTGAACTGGCCGGCACCCTGGCCGAGATCGCACGGCACACGCTGCGCAACGAATTCCGCCACATCGACCCGGCCAGCGCCAAGGTGCGGTTGGTCGAAGCCGGGCCTCGCGTGCTGTCCTCCTTCCCGGAAGTGCTTTCGCTGAAGGCGCGCCGGCAGCTGGAAAAGCTGGGCGTGGAAGTGCTGACCGGCACCCCGGTAAGCGACATCGACAGCCAGGGCTTCAAGCTGGGCGATCAGTTCGTGCCGGCACGCACCGTGGTGTGGGCCGCCGGCGTGGCCGCCTCACCGCTGGCGCGCACGCTGGAGGTGCCGCTGGACCGCGCCGGGCGCGTGCAGGTGCAGCCGGACCTGACCCTGCCCGGTCACCCGGAGCTGTTCGTGGCCGGTGACCTGGCCGCACTGAGCCAGGCCGACGGCAAGCCTGTACCCGGCGTGGCACCGGCCGCCAAGCAGATGGGCAAGTACGTGGCCGAGGTGATCGGCGCGCGCCTGCACGGCAAGCCCGAACCCGGTCCGTTCACGTATGCCGACTACGGCAACCTGGCCACCATCGGCCGCATGGCCGCGATCGTTCATCTGGGCCGCCTGCAGCTGTCCGGTGTGCTGGCCTGGTGGTTCTGGCTGGCCGCGCACGTGTTCTTCCTGATCGGCTTCCGCAACCGCATCGTGGTGCTGCTGAACTGGGCGGTGGCGTACTGGAGCTACCAGCGCAGCGCGCGCATCATCTTCGGTGATGACCAGGACGACCGACGGCCGAAGCGGTAG
- a CDS encoding NYN domain-containing protein: protein MSEPEKRIALLIDADNAPASKIDEVLAEVARYGVANVRRAYGNWKSPRLKGWEAVLHEYAIRPIQQFAYSKGKNASDMAMVIDAMDLLYARNLDGFAIVSSDADFTPMVMRLLTDGVKVYGFGEKKTPEPFVNACSKFTYLEALGQTHASVPDVEQAPSEQTSNEPLPSDDARPRKSGAEMRSDTRLVKMLRRAVSAAEGEDGWSHLGPVGSQIGNQASFDSRNYGYGKLSDLLAAIGLFELKKDGKSSYVRALPKKNR, encoded by the coding sequence ATGAGCGAACCGGAAAAGCGCATCGCCCTGTTGATCGACGCCGACAATGCGCCGGCCTCGAAGATCGACGAAGTCCTGGCCGAAGTGGCGCGCTATGGCGTGGCCAACGTGCGTCGCGCCTATGGCAACTGGAAGAGCCCGCGATTGAAGGGCTGGGAAGCGGTGCTGCACGAGTATGCGATCCGCCCGATCCAGCAGTTCGCTTACAGCAAGGGCAAGAATGCCTCGGACATGGCGATGGTGATCGATGCCATGGACCTGCTGTACGCGCGCAACCTGGATGGATTTGCCATCGTTTCCAGCGATGCCGATTTCACTCCGATGGTGATGCGCCTGCTTACCGACGGCGTGAAGGTGTATGGCTTCGGCGAAAAGAAAACACCGGAACCGTTCGTCAACGCGTGTTCGAAGTTCACCTACCTGGAAGCGTTGGGCCAGACCCATGCCAGTGTGCCGGATGTCGAGCAGGCGCCGAGTGAGCAGACATCGAACGAGCCGCTGCCCAGCGACGATGCGCGCCCGCGCAAGAGCGGCGCGGAAATGCGCAGCGACACCCGGCTGGTGAAGATGCTGAGGCGCGCGGTGTCGGCGGCCGAAGGCGAGGACGGCTGGTCGCATCTGGGGCCGGTCGGCAGCCAGATCGGCAACCAGGCCTCGTTCGATTCGCGCAATTACGGCTACGGCAAACTCAGTGACCTGCTGGCGGCCATTGGCCTGTTCGAGCTGAAGAAGGACGGCAAATCCTCCTACGTGCGCGCGCTGCCGAAAAAGAACCGGTAG
- a CDS encoding glutathione S-transferase family protein, producing MLKIWGRHNSSNVRKVLWCAEEIGLPYQSIEVGGSHGGTQSAEYVAMNPNGLVPVIEDHGLPLWESNTIVRYLSARYALGTLYAEDPMERAQAEKWMDWSTSRMAPLYSELIWGIMRTAPADRDEARINAAIVRAGDYLAMANATLATQPWLSGAKFAMGDIPLGALVYAWFELPIQRPELPHLAEWYARLRERPAYQRGVMSPMT from the coding sequence ATGTTGAAGATCTGGGGACGTCACAATTCCAGCAACGTCCGCAAGGTGTTGTGGTGTGCCGAGGAGATCGGCCTGCCCTACCAGTCCATCGAGGTGGGCGGCAGCCATGGCGGCACGCAGTCAGCCGAGTACGTGGCGATGAATCCGAACGGACTGGTGCCGGTGATCGAGGACCACGGCCTTCCGCTGTGGGAATCGAACACCATCGTGCGCTACCTGAGCGCACGCTATGCGCTGGGCACGTTGTATGCCGAAGACCCGATGGAGCGTGCGCAGGCCGAGAAGTGGATGGACTGGAGCACTTCGCGGATGGCGCCGCTGTACTCCGAACTGATCTGGGGCATCATGCGCACCGCCCCGGCCGACCGTGACGAGGCGCGCATCAATGCCGCCATCGTGCGTGCCGGAGACTATCTCGCCATGGCCAATGCCACGCTGGCCACCCAGCCGTGGCTGTCGGGCGCGAAGTTCGCGATGGGCGACATTCCGCTCGGTGCGCTGGTCTATGCCTGGTTCGAACTGCCGATCCAGCGCCCGGAACTACCGCATCTGGCCGAGTGGTACGCCCGCCTGCGTGAGCGACCGGCGTACCAGCGTGGCGTGATGTCACCGATGACGTAA